In the Methanosphaera stadtmanae DSM 3091 genome, AAAAAAATAAAAGTTTTACTATCTATAATTTAAATTATTTTTTAATTAACTTTATAACTTCATCCATATTATCCTCTAAATAAGAAACATCTTTTTTTATAGATGATAATTTATCCTCTATTTTCATAAATTTATCTTCAATTTCATCTGTAGCCTTCTCCAAACCATCCACATACTTAAATACATATCTTCTTTTATTTCTCATGGGTTTTTCATTATATTTTGTTGTAAGATAAGCTGTGAATATGGAAATAAGAAAAACACCCATGATTATTGTAAATAATGTGAAAATTTTACTTATAAAACGTAGCGGAACAATATCACCATAACCTACAGTAGTCATTGAAACAATATCAAACCATAAACTCTCAAATAAACCATTAAATCCATAATCATAATGTCCTATAAATGATGATACAATAAAAAAGTAAATTATTGTAAAGATTATACTTATAAATAATAGATTTTCTAGAATATACCCCTTATTTTTAAGACGATCATTATTTGGAACTAATATTTTATATATCTTATATAACTTTAGAAATCTAAGTAATCCCAGTGGATAAAACAATTCAATGGGCACTATTGAAATAATATCTAGAATATGATGCTTAGCAAAGGAGATATTCTCTTCCTT is a window encoding:
- a CDS encoding potassium channel family protein is translated as MYKIVRTRRMFHLHIVSLFTFVLLDIVFIVIGPFTHTSMELKFIYIFDKITCFLLILDLLVIYKYSKEENISFAKHHILDIISIVPIELFYPLGLLRFLKLYKIYKILVPNNDRLKNKGYILENLLFISIIFTIIYFFIVSSFIGHYDYGFNGLFESLWFDIVSMTTVGYGDIVPLRFISKIFTLFTIIMGVFLISIFTAYLTTKYNEKPMRNKRRYVFKYVDGLEKATDEIEDKFMKIEDKLSSIKKDVSYLEDNMDEVIKLIKK